TTTGCTATTTGCCGCGGCCGGCATGTTGGGGGCTCCGCTCGGAACGTTGCTGGCTAGAGGGATGAGCGAAGCGGTGCTGTTGTCGCTGTTCGCCGCGTTGATGTTGATTGTCGCCGCAAGACTGTGGCGAAAATCGGCGACGCCGCAAGTTGCCTGCGAAACGAACCAAGACGCCAGCCAATCAACTTGCCGGCGTGATGAAAGCGGCGCGTTGGTGTTGAATTCTCGTTGCGCCGTCATGTTGTTGATCATCGGCTTGCTAACTGGCGCATTGGCCGGCATGTTTGGCGTCGGCGGCGGCTTTGTGATTGTGCCGGCGCTCGTTTTCTTCACCAATATGCCGATCCACAAAGCGGTTGGCGCATCGCTAATGGTGATCGCCGTGATTAGCGTCTCCGGCGTCGCATCGCATCTGATCGCGGGAAGAACGATCGAACCGATGCTGACGGCGCTGTTTATCGCCGGAGGAGTCGCCGGCCTCTTCGCCGGCCAGGCGATCGGTCGCCGCCTGTCGGGCCCTGCCCTGCAAAAAGGATTTGCAGCGGCGATCGTCGCGGTGGCGATGTTTGTGATCGCCAAGACGTTATGGGCGTAAAGCGACTTTGCCGCTGAGGTGTTAAGGGGATCAGGGGGGACCATCTTTTTCATTACGTATTCGGTCGGACCACTTTTGAGAAATGCCGATTGGTTGATATATTTTTCATGGAGAAATATTGAATCGACCGGAAAGTTTCGCAATGGAAGACTTGGCCAGAATTCTAGAAGTGCGGCGGAAAATGCGCCTTCATGTCGACACTTGGAAGACTTTCCTTTCGGCGCCGGCCTGGTTTCGGGATCGAGTCATGGCGCTCGATTACCAGGATGAGTCGGATGACGACTGGGAGTATGCGGAAGCGTTGCTCACCGAGTCGCTGCACGACGGCGACTGCCGCGGCAATTATTTCATCTCGATCCTGGAAGATTGCGACACCCGATATTCGCTGGAAGCCGATTTTGGCGCCGGAAAGTTTCTCCGCAGCAGTCAGCCTGGCAATATCATTATCGGCGACGAAGAATCGGTCCAAAAGCTGCAGGGAAAGGGCCCCTATCACACCTACATGATTTTCATCAAAAAGTGCGTGGTGGACGATTTTTTTCGAGAAGCGACCCAAAGCGATCAAGGATTGCCCGAGCATCTGCTGCGAATGTCGTTTCGGGACGAAAAGCTGAGACTCATCACGAAGCAGATTTTCCAACACTTTCGTCAGCCCCGGAATGTGGGGCGAAGAATGATCAAAGAGTATTTGCAGAACCAGGTTTTAGAGCGGTTGCTGGCGATCTCCGGAAAGAAGATAAATCGGCTGACGAGTGACGATACGCTGCAGCCGACGCGCCTGATCGATATTTTGGATTACATGAGAGAGCACTGCACCGAAGACCTTAGTTTGAATCAGCTCGCCGAGCATGCGAACGTTAGTCGCAGTCATTTTGTCCGGCTCTTTCGTCAGACAACCGGCGAATCTCCAAAACAGTTTTTGTTGAAGCTCAAACTAGAGCGGGCCAAGCAACTGTTGGCGACGGCTCCGCATCTTTCGGTGCTCGAAGTTGCACGGACCTGCGGCTTTTACGATCAGTCGCATCTGGCTCGCGTGCTTCGGCAGGCCGAGGGGATTACGCCCACGCTTCTCCGCCGCGAGCCTTTTTTCTAGTTTGAATGGGGCCGCCATCGCCGCCAATTTGGCGGTGAAACGCCTGCGATTGCCCAGCTTTTGATCAAGCCGTCTGCCTCTGATTTTGCGTCCAATGAGTCGAATATCCTCATCCCTGCGTCACGTGAGAAAAAGTGATGCGCCCCTGCTCTGTGATGCGGCCGCTTTGATTCGCCGCAATTGATTGCTGTGAAAGCACTTGCGCTGTTTTGGGGCCATCTGTTTTTTGTCGTCTTTGTCGCCTGCCAATCGGCGACGGCATCGCTTTTGCAATTTGCCAGGTCCACTGTCGTCTGGGCTGCCACGACATCCCACCTTGGTTTTTGCCTGCATTTATTTGTCGCCGTATTAGTTGGTCTATCCCAGCAATCGAATCTGGACATCGCGGAAGGGAGAGAAGCTTCTCGCCATTCTCCGATTCAAACGTCCGTCGATTGAGCAGCCAGCTTTGGCTATTCCACTTTGGAGAATCCATGAAACGCGCCGCGTTTACTTTGGTCGAGTTATTGGTCGTGATCGCGATCATTGGAGTCCTGATCGCGCTGCTTTTGCCCGCCGTCCAGCAGGCTCGCGAAGCGGCGCGCCGGATGAGCTGCAAGAACAGTCTGAAACAGATTGGATTGGCCTGCCATAACTATCACGACACTTTTAAGGCGCTGCCTCGCTCAGGAGCGTACAAGACATCCGGTGGATTTTTTGGCGGCGTCATTGTGGATCGAATGAACGGCCCGAATGTGGCGTTACTTCCGTTCTTGGAAGGCGGCAACACCTATGATCTGTATGATCAAAACGAGAACTGGATGCATGCCAACAACGCGGCGATGAAAGACAAAATGCCGACATTATTCGTTTGCCCGTCTAATCCTGAGGGGGGAATTCCGTTGGCCGTTGCGGATCCAAGATTTGAGGGATTTCAGACCCCGGATTACTGCTACTCGACTTTGGCCGTCGAAGAAACGGTGAATCCCACTGCACAAGATTTTCCAGGTGCATTCCCGCTCGACAAATGGAATAAGTTTTCTAATATCACCGATGGACTCTCTAACACGCTGCTCGTGTACGAGTCGGCTGGCCGAAATCATTGGCGAGCCAATCGATATGAGATGTCAGACTCTCTCAAATCGCTCGGACTCTATAACTGGGGAAGTCGGTGCGAAACCTGGACCAACCCTGTCACGCAAGCGAGTCAGCTTGGCGCCTTTTTCAAATTCACCTTGGTGATGGACGCGACCAACCCCACCGGCGCCCAACCCAGCATTGTCCAGTTTGCTGGCGGGTTCATGAACGTGAGCAACATTTACGGCGCCCCTTACTCTTTCCATACTAGCGGCGTGCAGTGCGTTATGGCGGATGGTTCGGTCAGATTTCTAAGTGAGAGTATGGACCGAGCGACGATGGTCGCCCTCTGTTCCGCCCAGCAGGGTGACATTGTAGGGGGTAACTAATGCGCATCGTAACGAGCCAAAGAACTATTTCCGCGGGATGCGTCGCGCTGGCGATGCTGTTCAGTTCGGCAGGCTGCGCCCGCAATGATTGGCAAGCTAGAACCTATCCCGTGACAGGAACGATCACCGTCAACGGAACGCCACCCACGGGGGCGATGATCAAACTGATCAAGCTGGGGGAACCGGTCGACTCGCGTAAGTCCGACTGCTGGGCGCTCGTCAAAGAGGATGGCTCCTACAGCTTTTCCACCTATGAAGTGGGAGACGGCGTTCCTAAAGGCGAGTATGCGTGGATTCTTCGCTGGCCTCAAAATTCGATGCAGCTTGTTCCTGACAAGTTGGGTGAGGAATTTTGGAGTTTGGAAGAGCCTTATATGACGGTGACGGTCGATGGGCGGATGGAACTCTCGCCCGTCGAGTTGACGAATGTAAAGCTGAAATAACCGAAACCCCGCTTCGCATTGGAGCGTCGCCGCTGCGATGTCCTCTTTGGGGGCCGCAGCGAGCTGCAATCCTGAACTCGAAAAACTGTAGAATGAAAAACCCCATGAAGATGCTTTTTTCCGCAGGGCGAACCGCCTTGTTTGCGTTCGGTCATCCCTCTGCTGCCCGAGGGATAGCTGTTGCGCTGCTGCTGGCTCTGCTGACCAGCAGCAGCGCCGCGGCGGAAGACCAAATGCAGACGTCAGAAGCAGAGAACAGCCAACCGATCTCCAGCAGCCCCGTGCATGTCGACTGGATCAGCGACATAACCGTCGCCCAAGAGCTTGCGAACAAGGAAGGCAAGGATTTGATCTTGTTCTTCACCGGCTCGGACTGGTGCGCCTTTTGTATTCAGATGGAAGAGGAAGTCCTGGCGAAACCGGAAACCGCCCAACGGCTTTCCCAGCGTTATGTGCCGGTCGTGCTTGATTTTCCCCATGACAGTGAGCTTTCGATTTATCTGACCCAGCAGAACCAAAAACTCAAATCGCAATTAAACATCATCGGTTTTCCCACGATTTACTTTGTGGACGCTGACTTGTTGCCGTATGGTCAGATGGCCGGGTACAAGAGTCCTGCCGAATTTTGGAAATCGTTTGACCAAATCTCCGCTTTGGGCGCCGAATTATCGGCCATTAAAGTGGGAGAATCTGTCGCGGATATCCAAGACGCTCAGCGCCTTGATCGTCTGTTCGGGAAGGTTCCGCGTGAAATGCTGGAATACGGATGGTTGACGCAAATCCAACGCATGATCGACGAGCCGAGCGAGGCCGATTCGCAGATCCGTCAAAGCTGGGCGAAGCGGCTAGCGCAGATCGTGCAGGAAAATACCAAGCGGGATTTCCTTTCTGCAATGTCGCTCGGTTTTCGGCAGCGTTTGAAAGTGAAGACCTCGTCGGCTGATATGCTCGAATACCTCGACTCATTTGCCGTCAAGGCCGACGGCAACGCCAAACTGCTGGAAGCGGTGAACGCTTTTAAGGCTCACTATCTCTTTAATATCAAACGTTTCAAGGAAGCCGCGGCGATCGCCGATGAAATGATCGCGG
The nucleotide sequence above comes from Blastopirellula sp. J2-11. Encoded proteins:
- a CDS encoding thioredoxin family protein; translation: MEFGRALYDGDGRWADGTLARRVDECKAEITETPLRIGASPLRCPLWGPQRAAILNSKNCRMKNPMKMLFSAGRTALFAFGHPSAARGIAVALLLALLTSSSAAAEDQMQTSEAENSQPISSSPVHVDWISDITVAQELANKEGKDLILFFTGSDWCAFCIQMEEEVLAKPETAQRLSQRYVPVVLDFPHDSELSIYLTQQNQKLKSQLNIIGFPTIYFVDADLLPYGQMAGYKSPAEFWKSFDQISALGAELSAIKVGESVADIQDAQRLDRLFGKVPREMLEYGWLTQIQRMIDEPSEADSQIRQSWAKRLAQIVQENTKRDFLSAMSLGFRQRLKVKTSSADMLEYLDSFAVKADGNAKLLEAVNAFKAHYLFNIKRFKEAAAIADEMIAAESADPKTVAMMQALKQQIAASEESPAVEEKAEIAPILFPLRD
- a CDS encoding DUF1559 domain-containing protein, whose product is MKRAAFTLVELLVVIAIIGVLIALLLPAVQQAREAARRMSCKNSLKQIGLACHNYHDTFKALPRSGAYKTSGGFFGGVIVDRMNGPNVALLPFLEGGNTYDLYDQNENWMHANNAAMKDKMPTLFVCPSNPEGGIPLAVADPRFEGFQTPDYCYSTLAVEETVNPTAQDFPGAFPLDKWNKFSNITDGLSNTLLVYESAGRNHWRANRYEMSDSLKSLGLYNWGSRCETWTNPVTQASQLGAFFKFTLVMDATNPTGAQPSIVQFAGGFMNVSNIYGAPYSFHTSGVQCVMADGSVRFLSESMDRATMVALCSAQQGDIVGGN
- a CDS encoding AraC family transcriptional regulator, coding for MALDYQDESDDDWEYAEALLTESLHDGDCRGNYFISILEDCDTRYSLEADFGAGKFLRSSQPGNIIIGDEESVQKLQGKGPYHTYMIFIKKCVVDDFFREATQSDQGLPEHLLRMSFRDEKLRLITKQIFQHFRQPRNVGRRMIKEYLQNQVLERLLAISGKKINRLTSDDTLQPTRLIDILDYMREHCTEDLSLNQLAEHANVSRSHFVRLFRQTTGESPKQFLLKLKLERAKQLLATAPHLSVLEVARTCGFYDQSHLARVLRQAEGITPTLLRREPFF
- a CDS encoding sulfite exporter TauE/SafE family protein gives rise to the protein MLVLALLFGAIVGLSLGLTGGGGAIFTVPLLVYGLGVSMRDAVGVSLAAVGATALVGFLTRWRQGEVEVRTGLLFAAAGMLGAPLGTLLARGMSEAVLLSLFAALMLIVAARLWRKSATPQVACETNQDASQSTCRRDESGALVLNSRCAVMLLIIGLLTGALAGMFGVGGGFVIVPALVFFTNMPIHKAVGASLMVIAVISVSGVASHLIAGRTIEPMLTALFIAGGVAGLFAGQAIGRRLSGPALQKGFAAAIVAVAMFVIAKTLWA